The following are from one region of the Arachis duranensis cultivar V14167 chromosome 10, aradu.V14167.gnm2.J7QH, whole genome shotgun sequence genome:
- the LOC107471029 gene encoding probable boron transporter 2 isoform X1 — MEETFVPFRGIKNDLKARILCYKQDWTSGFQSGFRILAPTTYIFFASAIPVISFGEQLERNTDGTLTAVHSLASTAICGIIHSVFGGQPLLIVGVAEPTVLMYTFMYNFAKDRKDLGHKLFLPWTGWVCVWTALLLFLLSILGACSIINRFTRVAGELFGLLIAMLFMQQAIKGLVEEFGVPKNQSEGSSNQIALQSSWLFGNGMFALVLSFGLLFTGLQSRKARSWRYGTGWLRGLIADYGVPIMVLVWTSVSYIPVNKVPRGIPRRLFSPNPWSPGAYSNWTVIKEMLDVPILYIIGAFIPATMIAVLYYFDHNVSSQLAQQEEFNLRKPPSYHYDLLILGIMTILCGLIGIPPSNGVIPQSPMHTKSLATLKHQLLRNKLVSTARKSMRRNVNLSQLYQSMREAYDEMQTPLVPQMPPTLGLKELKESTIQLASSQGYIDAPVDEVVFDVNKDIDDLLPFEVKEQRLSNLLQSLMVGACVAAMPLLKKIPSSVLWGYFAFMAIESLPGNQFWERILYLFTAPSRRYKLLEEYHATFVETVPFKTIAMFTIFQTVYLLLCFGITWIPIAGVLFPLLIMLLVPVRQYILPKFFKGAHLSELDAASFEEAPAISFNASLDQDPNGQAAVNISGGEILDEIITRSRGEFRRTQSPKTSSSTPTSFGDIRPASSPQLTRRIPSPRVTELRGESSLGSKGKEVKLKQTPSPQPSNLGKHTSGSPSS, encoded by the exons ATGGAAGAAACATTTGTTCCCTTCCGTGGGATTAAGAATGACCTGAAAGCGAGAATTTTGTGCTACAAGCAAGACTGGACAAGTGGATTCCAATCTGGTTTCAG GATCCTGGCCCCAACAACATACATATTTTTTGCTTCAGCAATTCCGGTTATATCTTTCGGAGAGCAACTGGAGAGAAATACTG ATGGAACTCTCACTGCAGTGCATAGTCTTGCATCAACAGCTATTTGCGGCATTATCCACTCGGTCTTTGGAGGTCAGCCACTCCTCATTGTAGGTGTAGCTGAGCCCACAGTTCTGATGTACACATTCATGTACAACTTTGCAAAGGATAGAAAAGATTTGGGACACAAATTGTTCTTACCTTGGACTGGATG GGTGTGTGTTTGGACTGCCTTGTTGCTTTTCTTGCTTTCCATTCTTGGTGCATGCTCCATAATCAACAGATTCACACGCGTTGCTGGTGAACTATTTGGTTTGCTAATTGCAATGCTCTTTATGCAGCAGGCCATAAAG GGACTTGTTGAAGAATTTGGTGTACCTAAGAACCAGAGTGAAGGTAGTAGTAATCAGATTGCACTCCAATCCTCTTGGCTGTTTGGCAATGGAATGTTTGCGTTGGTCTTGTCATTTGGCCTTCTTTTTACCGGACTACAGAGCCGTAAGGCTAGATCCTGGCGTTATGGGACAG GTTGGCTAAGGGGATTAATAGCTGATTATGGAGTCCCTATAATGGTTCTTGTGTGGACTTCTGTTTCTTATATACCTGTTAATAAAGTTCCAAGGGGAATCCCCAGGCGACTTTTCAGTCCAAATCCATGGTCTCCTGGTGCATACTCAAATTGGACTGTTATCAAG GAGATGTTGGATGTGCCGATCTTATATATTATTGGAGCATTTATACCAGCAACTATGATTGCTGTGCTTTACTACTTTGATCACAACGTTTCATCACAGCTTGCACAACAGGAGGAGTTCAATCTAAGAAAACCCCCATCTTATCACTATGACTTGCTAATATTGGGAATTATG ACCATACTCTGTGGGCTTATTGGTATCCCTCCTTCAAATGGTGTGATTCCACAATCTCCAATGCATACCAAAAGCTTAGCTACCCTAAAACATCAG CTTTTACGAAATAAGCTTGTATCTACTGCACGAAAAAGCATGCGGAGAAATGTGAATCTGAGTCAGTTATATCAAAGTATGCGAGAAGCATATGACGAAATGCAGactcctttggttcctcaaatGCCACCTACCTTG GGCCTGAAGGAGCTGAAGGAATCAACCATTCAACTGGCTTCAAGTCAAGGATACATTGATGCTCCTGTTGATGAGGTTGTCTTCGATGTGAATAAGGACATTGATGATCTTTTGCCATTCGAAGTTAAAGAGCAACGCCTTAGCAATCTACTGCAGTCGTTGATGGTTGGAGCTTGTGTTGCTGCCATGCCTCTTTTGAAGAAGATACCTTCTTCAGTGCTTTGGGGTTACTTTGCCTTTATGGCAATTGAAAGCTTGCCTGGAAATCAGTTTTGGGAAAGAATATTGTATCTTTTCACGGCTCCAAGCAGAAGATACAA ACTGCTGGAGGAATACCATGCTACATTCGTGGAGACGGTGCCGTTCAAAACAATTGCCATGTTTACCATATTTCAAACAGTTTACTTGCTTCTCTGCTTTGGCATAACCTGGATACCAATCGCCGGGGTCCTATTCCCATTGTTGATCATGCTTCTTGTCCCGGTACGGCAATATATCCTTCCTAAGTTTTTCAAAGGAGCACATCTTTCAGAGCTGGATGCTGCATCATTTGAGGAAGCACCTGCCATTTCCTTCAATGCTTCCCTTGAT CAGGATCCAAATGGTCAGGCAGCAGTAAATATCAGTGGTGGTGAAATTCTTGATGAAATTATTACAAGGAGTCGTGGAGAGTTCCGCCGGACCCAAAGCCCAAAAACATCAAGCTCAACCCCAACTTCATTTGGAGACATAAGACCTGCTAGTAGCCCACAACTAACAAGAAGGATTCCAAGCCCTCGAGTAACCGAATTGAGAGGGGAAAGCAGCCTAGGATCAAAAGGTAAGGAGGTAAAGTTGAAGCAAACTCCTAGTCCGCAGCCGTCAAATCTTGGGAAACATACCAGTGGTTCACCTTCAAGCTAA
- the LOC107471029 gene encoding boron transporter 1 isoform X2 — protein sequence MEETFVPFRGIKNDLKARILCYKQDWTSGFQSGFRILAPTTYIFFASAIPVISFGEQLERNTDGTLTAVHSLASTAICGIIHSVFGGQPLLIVGVAEPTVLMYTFMYNFAKDRKDLGHKLFLPWTGWVCVWTALLLFLLSILGACSIINRFTRVAGELFGLLIAMLFMQQAIKGLVEEFGVPKNQSEGSSNQIALQSSWLFGNGMFALVLSFGLLFTGLQSRKARSWRYGTGWLRGLIADYGVPIMVLVWTSVSYIPVNKVPRGIPRRLFSPNPWSPGAYSNWTVIKEMLDVPILYIIGAFIPATMIAVLYYFDHNVSSQLAQQEEFNLRKPPSYHYDLLILGIMTILCGLIGIPPSNGVIPQSPMHTKSLATLKHQLLRNKLVSTARKSMRRNVNLSQLYQSMREAYDEMQTPLVPQMPPTLGLKELKESTIQLASSQGYIDAPVDEVVFDVNKDIDDLLPFEVKEQRLSNLLQSLMVGACVAAMPLLKKIPSSVLWGYFAFMAIESLPGNQFWERILYLFTAPSRRYKLLEEYHATFVETVPFKTIAMFTIFQTVYLLLCFGITWIPIAGVLFPLLIMLLVPVRQYILPKFFKGAHLSELDAASFEEAPAISFNASLDDPNGQAAVNISGGEILDEIITRSRGEFRRTQSPKTSSSTPTSFGDIRPASSPQLTRRIPSPRVTELRGESSLGSKGKEVKLKQTPSPQPSNLGKHTSGSPSS from the exons ATGGAAGAAACATTTGTTCCCTTCCGTGGGATTAAGAATGACCTGAAAGCGAGAATTTTGTGCTACAAGCAAGACTGGACAAGTGGATTCCAATCTGGTTTCAG GATCCTGGCCCCAACAACATACATATTTTTTGCTTCAGCAATTCCGGTTATATCTTTCGGAGAGCAACTGGAGAGAAATACTG ATGGAACTCTCACTGCAGTGCATAGTCTTGCATCAACAGCTATTTGCGGCATTATCCACTCGGTCTTTGGAGGTCAGCCACTCCTCATTGTAGGTGTAGCTGAGCCCACAGTTCTGATGTACACATTCATGTACAACTTTGCAAAGGATAGAAAAGATTTGGGACACAAATTGTTCTTACCTTGGACTGGATG GGTGTGTGTTTGGACTGCCTTGTTGCTTTTCTTGCTTTCCATTCTTGGTGCATGCTCCATAATCAACAGATTCACACGCGTTGCTGGTGAACTATTTGGTTTGCTAATTGCAATGCTCTTTATGCAGCAGGCCATAAAG GGACTTGTTGAAGAATTTGGTGTACCTAAGAACCAGAGTGAAGGTAGTAGTAATCAGATTGCACTCCAATCCTCTTGGCTGTTTGGCAATGGAATGTTTGCGTTGGTCTTGTCATTTGGCCTTCTTTTTACCGGACTACAGAGCCGTAAGGCTAGATCCTGGCGTTATGGGACAG GTTGGCTAAGGGGATTAATAGCTGATTATGGAGTCCCTATAATGGTTCTTGTGTGGACTTCTGTTTCTTATATACCTGTTAATAAAGTTCCAAGGGGAATCCCCAGGCGACTTTTCAGTCCAAATCCATGGTCTCCTGGTGCATACTCAAATTGGACTGTTATCAAG GAGATGTTGGATGTGCCGATCTTATATATTATTGGAGCATTTATACCAGCAACTATGATTGCTGTGCTTTACTACTTTGATCACAACGTTTCATCACAGCTTGCACAACAGGAGGAGTTCAATCTAAGAAAACCCCCATCTTATCACTATGACTTGCTAATATTGGGAATTATG ACCATACTCTGTGGGCTTATTGGTATCCCTCCTTCAAATGGTGTGATTCCACAATCTCCAATGCATACCAAAAGCTTAGCTACCCTAAAACATCAG CTTTTACGAAATAAGCTTGTATCTACTGCACGAAAAAGCATGCGGAGAAATGTGAATCTGAGTCAGTTATATCAAAGTATGCGAGAAGCATATGACGAAATGCAGactcctttggttcctcaaatGCCACCTACCTTG GGCCTGAAGGAGCTGAAGGAATCAACCATTCAACTGGCTTCAAGTCAAGGATACATTGATGCTCCTGTTGATGAGGTTGTCTTCGATGTGAATAAGGACATTGATGATCTTTTGCCATTCGAAGTTAAAGAGCAACGCCTTAGCAATCTACTGCAGTCGTTGATGGTTGGAGCTTGTGTTGCTGCCATGCCTCTTTTGAAGAAGATACCTTCTTCAGTGCTTTGGGGTTACTTTGCCTTTATGGCAATTGAAAGCTTGCCTGGAAATCAGTTTTGGGAAAGAATATTGTATCTTTTCACGGCTCCAAGCAGAAGATACAA ACTGCTGGAGGAATACCATGCTACATTCGTGGAGACGGTGCCGTTCAAAACAATTGCCATGTTTACCATATTTCAAACAGTTTACTTGCTTCTCTGCTTTGGCATAACCTGGATACCAATCGCCGGGGTCCTATTCCCATTGTTGATCATGCTTCTTGTCCCGGTACGGCAATATATCCTTCCTAAGTTTTTCAAAGGAGCACATCTTTCAGAGCTGGATGCTGCATCATTTGAGGAAGCACCTGCCATTTCCTTCAATGCTTCCCTTGAT GATCCAAATGGTCAGGCAGCAGTAAATATCAGTGGTGGTGAAATTCTTGATGAAATTATTACAAGGAGTCGTGGAGAGTTCCGCCGGACCCAAAGCCCAAAAACATCAAGCTCAACCCCAACTTCATTTGGAGACATAAGACCTGCTAGTAGCCCACAACTAACAAGAAGGATTCCAAGCCCTCGAGTAACCGAATTGAGAGGGGAAAGCAGCCTAGGATCAAAAGGTAAGGAGGTAAAGTTGAAGCAAACTCCTAGTCCGCAGCCGTCAAATCTTGGGAAACATACCAGTGGTTCACCTTCAAGCTAA